In the Vulpes vulpes isolate BD-2025 chromosome 12, VulVul3, whole genome shotgun sequence genome, ATGTTCCACGGGTGGTGGCCTGAGGAGGCCCAACTGCCCTCCACCAGGAACCCCTCCAGGGACAGCAGTGGGGACATCATGGGGTCAGACGTACAGACCCAAACGACAAGCTCATTtaacttttcacttttatttattttaagcaatctctacacccaacgtggggctcaaacccacaaccacGAGATGAAGAGTCGCCTGCTCttccaactgggccagccaggcaccccaaggtcaTCTTTTACCTCGGGTCACTTCAGATAGCACGCCACCTTGGACACTGGGTGAATGCTCTGTACAGCACGGATCTATTTCTACCGCTGACAAAGAGTTTTTAATAGTTGAGATTTCACATACGGCGAGAAAACCcacattaagtaaaatatttgctaagtaaTCTGCCTCTTGAAAACCACAGGAAACACTAAGTGTTTGGGTCAGATACCAGCTGTGGACTGAGGCAAGGCCTGGACCAGCACGGCAGCGTGGCACTGCCCCAGGGCCCACAGCTCATCATGAGGCGCCTCCACACTGCACAGCTAGCCTGTCAACCGCCTGAGACGGACGTGGGTTTCCAACAGAGACAAAGCACAGCATTCAGGAACAAAGATATAATGGAAGATGTTGTTCACAAGAGTGAGTTAAATACACACAGTGGTAAATTATAGAGCAATTTTAAATAAACTGATCAAAAACCAAAGAATGTCGAAGACATACAAGTGCATGGCTGCACTTGAAGCCCTATAGCCCTGGAGTGAGATCAGAGCACCTCAGCCTgggactcacacacacaccactttcaAATGATGTGCAAGTGAAATCATCAAACAGGGGCCTGATGGGAGCCGTATCCAGCCCACCGGCCCGTCACTTCCTGTGATGCCCGAGCCGTGTGCGGTCTTCTAGGGAAGAGCCCATGCCGGACATGGATGGATCAGCTGTGAAAAGGAACGTGTGTGAGCCCATCTACAGGGTGAACCACAGATCTGGACCAAGGGTGAGGGAGCCCCGAGGTGCACAGAACCTGCCTGTCAGGTGCTGACCCCCCACAGGGCTGCTGGGACCTTCCTGTGGGCATGAAGGGCATCCGCCTACAGCATCTGGGAAGCCAGAGGTGGCAGTGGGGGACCCAGCCTGGCAGGGCTGTGGAGGGAAGTAGGGGGAGGGAAAACCACCTCAGGATCACACAGGACAGGGTGGCTCTTCAGGGGAAGGGTGCCACCTTGTGGCCAGCCAGCAAGCAGATGCTGAACTTCAACCTCAGCAAAATGAAGAACCCACGTTCCTAGGAGGGACCGCTTCTTCCCAAGTGGACACAAGCACATTTCAAATGCTGAGGCTGAACACCACATCTCCTGGACCCCGCCTGTGTCTGTCCTTGGCCCGCTTTGGGGCCCCATGGCAGGCCCCCTGTCCCTGCCAGCTGGGTGCAGCTCTGGGAACTGCCCCTGCCTGGTGAGCCAGGGCTCCAGTGGACCAAGAATGCACGCAGAATATGTGATAATCGAGTTTTGTATTTGTAAGTGACCAaatctaataaaatgaaaaacaggttTACTAAAACAGGTCCAAAAGACGATACAGGAGATAAGCTATAAAACCAAAGCGTGAAGCCCCTCCTCGACACCCAAGTTCCATGGTCCCCAACAGACCCCAGAGCGAGGTCAGGGAGCTGAGGATCTTGCATCTCCTCTAAATCCAAATTACacactttggttttgttttccttttcaaggtttttaaaaagctaaccCCAGGAGTCAGGCAGGTCCACCCTGCGCTCGGCGGCACGTCCAGCCAGCCCATGGCAAGCTTGGGCCCAGTGTCCCTCGTTTTTGATCACTTCTGCTGGCCACGGCATATGGCTCACTCCTGCGCTATGCTTCTCAGCACATACTTGACCGTGTAGGCAAAGGCTGCAAACCCAACTATAACAAACAAGTTCGCCAGGGCGCCGCCCAGGAGTCCGTGGTGCCGGTTGGCCTGCTGGAGCCCTGCAAGGTGCGGCCCAGCCCCTGGTGCATGCCCATTGAGGAGCTGAAGCCCATTCTGACCATGGTGTGTTTCCCCATCTGGAACCACATCTGGTAAGGGGAGAGCCTGGGGTCGGCTACTGAGTTCGTCTTGggctttctgtttttgtttgatttcctaaaataaaaacaaagaaacagggaTTGGTCTAAACTAACAAGTTGCTTCAGGACTAGGAAGAGTCCCAAGATCCACCAGGAGCATGTGCTCAATCCCAATAGCCACTCTCAGAGGTGGGGACTGCTGCTTGTACAGAGACTTGTCACAATCACCAAACCTGCACCTCCCCGGCCCTTGACAGAGTGGGCCCAAGAGACATGGGATCACCATGGCCTGCACCTTAGGGCAGCCCCCTGGCCCCAGACCAAGAGCAGGGTCCATGCCAGCCCCCCATGGCATGCAGTCCACCTGAGGCGCTCCAGGCCCTGACATCCAAGTCCTCCCAGGCCCTGAGCACCTTGAGGAGGGGCCTAGGCTGCCCACACCAGTCAGccccacacacatgcatgtggaCACAAGTgcactctgtgctgagcatcTGCAGCACAGGGACACACAAAAGCACCGTCTTCTCTCTGGAAGATTTGAATCTGAAAGTGCTTCCAACAAGGAGGAAGCAAGACTGCTCGCTTCTATTCCTTACCTCCACGACTTCAGGGAATAATTCACAAAAGACTTTGTCTTTCAAATTAAATGCTAAACTTTGTGCAGCCAGTTgtcttttctaagaaaaaagagaatagaaatatCAGCCCAAAAACTAATTTCAATTCTTCTGAATCCTAAAGACTATTTTATCCTCAAAAGCTGCTACCCTATCATTGAGAGCACTCAATAAGCTTTCTCTTCACAACAAACTAATTTAGTCTTATTAAGGCTTATCTTACCAGTACCATCAATTAATAACATTAGACTTGATTCCTCCTTAAACACTGGGGAAATAAAAACCAGTTCACAAGGACTGCCTGCCCCTCCCAAGACCCCAGAGGAAGCTCGGCCAGCTCTTCCCACTGCTGAAAGGAACTGCCAACATGCAACCATGCTCTCCAGCCCTCACCGTGAAGTCTGACGTCTCTATGCTGCCCAGGGTGGGGCCTTTCTCCACCATGAAGCTAAGGAGCCCAGTCAGGATGGTGGAGACAGACCAGGCAGGGTTCCACGTGTCTGGATGGAAATCCGTAATGGAAAGACACAGCCTGAAAAACAGGGACCCACTCAATATAGCACACCCCCAGCCTGACCACACTCACACTTGAGAAGCAGAAATGCCTTACCTCGTATTGCACTTAAATCTTCCATTGGGCGTTATCATATAAATACTAGGAGGTTTAAAAGGAAATTCTCTGGGAAAAACTAGTTTTCCGTGGTAATAGCCACCTGTATCAAAACAGAGAAAGAGCCTTGTTACAGTCCAAAGCACAACTCCTGTAGGGGCAAATCCCTCGCGCTCAGCCCCATTCCAACCTCCAGGCTAGCGTCCCACCCCACATGTTCTCCCCTATCTCTGTGCCCACCTGCTGGCCACCAGGAACACAAGAGTCTTGCTGAAGGTCTCACTGGGGGCTCATGACCACAAATTAGGAGTGGCCCTTGCCCTGCATGACTAATGCTCAACCAACCTGTGCCCTCTCACTGAGAGTAGAACATCAGAAGAGAAGCTGCACCAGGCCCCTTGCtggccccctcctgccctcctctgcaGCATGTCAGCTGAGGTCACCCCTCTTCAGACCCGCTCTCTCCTGcactactcatttcttctcctccaGCAAACTGCATCCAGCAGCTAGCAAAACTGCTGTCATTTCTCCCActttaaataaaccaaaaaacaaaactctgactGCCACTCCCACCAACTCCTGACAGTTGCTCACTCTCCTTTATGGAACATCCCTGGAGAATCTTGTCCAAGTCTGCCCTGACAAGCTCTTCCTCCCACCCTGGTCCTCAACCCTGACATTGACATCAGCAGACCTCCCCACTGTGGCATTCCTGGCCCTGTCTCCTTGAGCCCCACCCTGGCATGGTGCCATCCCCATCTACCCCCCTAAGTGCTGGCCACTGACTGGCTCCTCCGGTGCTCCCCCTGACCActcccacttctgggttctcacAGCCTCCCGTGACACGGGGGTACAACCCACGGACGGACCAAGAGAGAACACTGCCCAGATAGGTCCAAGACAGAATTTCACTTATTTCAAACAGCAACTCCACCCTCTTAGCCATTCAGACTAAAATCTGGGAGGCCTCATTGCCACCCCAGCTCCCTGGCAGTCTCCACCACCATTTCACACCTAActccatcagcaaatcctgttggcCGCACCTTCAACACTTTGGGAGACCTTGCTAATCTCACGGCGTTCACTCCTACCCGCTCACCTCCCACTCCTGCTGGCCTGAACCTACCTGAAGCCTCACACCCTCCTCTCAGGGCTGCACTGGGAGCCTGCTGGATATGCAGA is a window encoding:
- the UBE2J2 gene encoding ubiquitin-conjugating enzyme E2 J2, with the translated sequence MSSNSNKRAPTTATQRLKQDYLRIKKDPVPYICAEPLPSNILEWHYVVRGPEMTPYEGGYYHGKLVFPREFPFKPPSIYMITPNGRFKCNTRLCLSITDFHPDTWNPAWSVSTILTGLLSFMVEKGPTLGSIETSDFTKRQLAAQSLAFNLKDKVFCELFPEVVEEIKQKQKAQDELSSRPQALPLPDVVPDGETHHGQNGLQLLNGHAPGAGPHLAGLQQANRHHGLLGGALANLFVIVGFAAFAYTVKYVLRSIAQE